A single region of the Sorghum bicolor cultivar BTx623 chromosome 7, Sorghum_bicolor_NCBIv3, whole genome shotgun sequence genome encodes:
- the LOC110437007 gene encoding uncharacterized protein LOC110437007 translates to MDSGAQSTAAAAAAPAAAVDSTATDAAAADAAAADAAALQKERDRAAEQARLAKTDRARAAKAARAAAAERAAAAEREAASAQQERDAATARLQAALDRTAKERAAAAPPLEDGALSDAEDAADAEDAEDFTSADGGDPLLRAALLQHEAAALINLHAQAVAVQNIRLLVPLVLDVASSFYGRWRESILMVVGRYSLEHHILSDVAAPDSPDWVRMDCVVKTWLTGTISDSLAETVVEPGSTARTHWLAIESQFRGNRETRALQLEAAFRTFNQGDLDITTYCRKLKGMADALRDLGETVTNRNLVLNLLRGLNGRFEAIGLHLRRGRPFPSFLQARNDLLLEELTMAPSAPTSAPATATALLTGTAPSSPATPAASSQQRPPFQHPANPGGNGGKRGKRGKRGGRGSLATGTPSAPSGGPPSGQPWMPNLHQPWTGSINMWPGPRPATLPHPHALLAGVQQQQQLPQALLTGAQQGWPAHPAVQQVQQWAIPPPGLYSPAVSSPGWDTSSLASNFQTMSLQQPPQATWYFDSGATNHMTSDAGNLTLPSPSHSSPSNIIVGNGNLLPVTSTGTTTLPHHLHLNNVLVSPSLIKNLISVRQFTSDNNCSVEFDPLGCSVKDLHSRREIVRCDSSGPLYPLEFSPSASALLATTSSSLWHQRLGHPGHEVLSRLVQTSAISCNKHAAHTLCHACQLGHHTRLPFHASSSRTSHVFQLIHCDLWTSPITSIAGHKYYLVILDDFSHYLWTFPLRLKSDTFSTLSHFFAYVATQFRVPVQGIQCDNGREFDNLSARAFFLSHGVQLRMSCPYTSSQNGKAERVIRTINNVVRSLLFQASVPPAYWVEALSTATMLLNILPTKTLQFNTPHQALFGSPPTYEHLRVFGCRCYPNLSATTPHKLAPRSSLCVFLGYSPHHKGYCYLDRSSNRIIISRHVLQVLPRSHTRLPPPGHCHADQPAPPSSQPGSIGVQQVSSSQPAPGDQPGLQPIITSTCCSNDD, encoded by the exons ATGGATTCCGGCGCCCAATCCACCGCAGCCGCTGCCGCTGCTCCCGCTGCTGCAGTTGATTCCACTGCCACCGACGCCGCTGCTGCCGACGCCGCTGCCGCCGACGCCGCTGCCCTCCAGAAGGAGCGCGACCGTGCGGCCGAGCAGGCCCGCCTGGCGAAGACGGACCGCGCCCGCGCAGCCAAGGCcgctcgcgccgccgccgctgaacGCGCGGCTGCAGCCGAGCGTGAGGCTGCCTCCGCCCAGCAGGAGCGTGACGCGGCCACCGCACGTCTTCAAGCCGCTCTCGACCGCACCGCCAAGGAACGCGCCGCGGCTGCTCCCCCTCTGGAAGATGGCGCCCTCAGCGATGCGGAGGACGCGGCAGATGCAGAAGATGCGGAGGATTTCACCTCTGCTGACGGCGGTGATCCCCTTCTTCGTGCTGCCCTTCTTCAGCATGAGGCCGCGGCCCTCATCAACCTGCACGCCCAAGCTGTGGCCGTGCAGAACATCCGGCTCCTCGTCCCACTGGTGCTCGACGTCGCCTCGTCCTTCTACGGCCGCTGGCGCGAATCCATCCTCATGGTCGTCGGCCGGTACTCTCTAGAGCACCACATCCTCTCCGACGTGGCAGCTCCCGACTCCCCAGATTGGGTTCGCATGGACTGTGTCGTGAAGACCTGGCTCACCGGCACCATCTCCGACTCCCTCGCTGAAACGGTCGTCGAACCGGGCTCCACCGCCCGCACTCATTGGCTTGCCATTGAGTCACAGTTCCGCGGCAATCGTGAAACGCGGGCCCTCCAGCTCGAGGCGGCCTTCCGCACCTTCAACCAAGGCGACCTCGACATCACCACTTACTGCCGCAAGCTCAAGGGCATGGCGGACGCCCTTCGTGATCTTGGCGAGACGGTCACCAATCGGAACCTCGTCCTCAACCTCCTACGCGGCCTCAACGGCCGCTTCGAAGCCATCGGTCTCCATCTTCGTCGCGGGCGCCCCTTTCCTTCGTTCCTGCAGGCTCGCAACGATCTGCTACTCGAAGAACTCACCATGGCTCCATCCGCTCCGACTTCGGCTCCTGCTACGGCTACTGCTCTTCTCACCGGCACTGCCCCCTCATCGCCAGCGACACCCGCTGCATCTTCTCAGCAGCGACCACCCTTCCAGCATCCTGCTAACCCCGGGGGCAACGGGGGCAAGCGTGGAAAGCGCGGCAAGAGGGGTGGGCGTGGCTCTCTTGCTACAGGCACACCTAGTGCCCCATCTGGAGGTCCTCCATCCGGCCAGCCATGGATGCCAAACCTACATCAGCCATGGACTGGGTCAATCAACATGTGGCCCGGCCCGCGACCAGCGACACTTCCTCACCCACACGCCCTCCTCGCCGGTGTCCAACAGCAACAGCAACTCCCTCAGGCGCTACTGACAGGTGCACAGCAGGGATGGCCTGCACACCCTGCTGTTCAGCAGGTTCAGCAGTGGGCAATTCCTCCGCCGGGCCTGTATAGCCCCGCTGTCTCTTCACCTGGCTGGGACACTTCGAGCCTCGCCTCCAACTTCCAGACTATGTCACTCCAGCAGCCTCCTCAGGCTACCTGGTACTTCGACTCGGGTGCTACCAATCACATGACCTCCGACGCTGGTAACCTCACCCTTCCTTCACCTTCTCATTCTTCACCTTCAAATATTATCGTTGGTAATGGGAACCTTCTTCCCGTTACCTCAACTGGCACTACCACTCTTCCGCATCATCTTCATCTTAATAATGTGCTTGTTTCACCCAGCCTCATTAAGAACCTCATTTCAGTTCGTCAGTTTACCTCCGATAATAATTGTTCTGTGGAGTTTGACCCTCTTGGTTGTTCTGTGAAGGATCTTCATTCTCGGAGAGAGATCGTCAGGTGTGACAGTTCTGGTCCCCTCTATCCACTGGAGTTTTCGCCCTCTGCGTCTGCTCTCCTTGCCACTACCAGCTCCTCCCTTTGGCATCAGCGACTTGGTCATCCGGGTCATGAAGTTTTATCTAGGCTAGTGCAGACATCTGCTATCTCTTGTAATAAACATGCAGCACACACTTTATGTCATGCCTGTCAGTTGGGTCATCATACACGTCTACCTTTTCATGCGTCTTCATCTCGTACTAGTCATGTTTTCCAGTTAATCCATTGTGATTTGTGGACATCTCCCATTACTAGTATTGCTGGTCACAAATATTATTTGGTTATACTTGATGATTTCTCGCATTACTTATGGACGTTTCCACTTCGACTCAAGTCTGACACTTTTTCCACCTTGTCTCACTTCTTTGCCTATGTCGCTACTCAGTTTCGTGTCCCTGTTCAGGGCATACAGTGCGACAATGGCCGAGAGTTCGACAACCTCAGCGCCCGTGCTTTCTTCCTCTCCCATGGTGTTCAGTTGCGCATGTCCTGTCCGTACACTTCATCTCAGAATGGTAAAGCCGAACGTGTTATCCGAACCATTAATAACGTTGTTCGCTCTCTACTATTTCAGGCCAGTGTCCCACCTGCATATTGGGTTGAGGCACTCTCCACTGCCACCATGCTCCTCAACATTCTTCCTACCAAGACACTTCAGTTCAACACTCCTCATCAAGCTCTTTTTGGCTCCCCGCCAACTTATGAGCATCTTCGTGTCTTTGGTTGTCGTTGTTATCCCAACCTGTCTGCCACTACACCACACAAACTCGCTCCCCGCTCATCCTTGTGTGTCTTCCTCGGTTATTCTCCTCATCACAAAGGCTATTGCTATCTCGACCGGTCCTCCAACCGGATCATTATTTCTCGGCAT GTACTCCAGGTGTTACCGCGCAGCCACACGCGGCTGCCACCCCCTGGACACTGCCATGCCGACCAGCCTGCACCTCCCAGCAGCCAACCAGGCTCCATTGGTGTTCAGCAGGTCTCCAGCAGCCAGCCGGCCCCCGGTGACCAGCCCGGCCTCCAGCCGATCATCACCAGCACCTGCTGCTCCAACGACGACTAG